CAAGATGCGCTCGCGCAGCCAATGAGCGGCAATGCGATCGCCGTCGGTGATGACCAGGGGCGTCGCGGCCAGCAACGTCCACAGCAGCAGGCCGACGGCAGCGCGGCTACGTTTGCGCGGCGCGACTTCGCTTTCGAAATCCACGACGCGCGACTTGGGGTCGCACAGCACAGGACTCATGAGTCGGTCCTCGGCAGGTTAGCACCGCGTGCCGGCGTTCGCCGGGCGACGCAGGGGGCTCGTTCGACATCCTGCCGAGACCGCTTCCTGGTGCGCTACTGAACACTCCCCGCGTTCTCGAACTTTGGCAGCCGCGGTTGGGGCGTGGTTTCCCGGTATTTGCGTTCGATCGAGTCGATGTAGTCGGCCGGCCAGGCAGGCGGCGCCAGGCCTGTTTCCTGCACGTCGAAGGCGAAATCGAGGTGCATGCCTTCGAGCGACGAGCGGACCGCCGCCATCCGCATCTGGGTGATTTCCGGAGTGGCCGCCCGCGGGACAAACACCGTGCGGTGCGCGGCGGGGCCCTCGACGGCGATCCAATAGACCTTCAATCGGCCAGCCTCGGTCAACTGCTGGTCATCGGGGCGGAAATGGTATTCGCCCAGCATGTTCTGCATCCGCCAGCCGTTTTCGACCATGATCGCAAACGGCATCGTCGCGGCCGTGCGATCGGCGTAGTTGTACGGCGCGGGCCAGCATTGGTTGGCCTTGCAGGTCGCCCAGAAGTTGCGCCAGGGGTTGGCCTCGGCCAAACTCGAGCAGCACAACACGGCCAGCAGCGTGACGCATCCGATGCTTCGCATGCCAGTGATCCTTCGCAGGGCTTGCCCGCCAATGCCCCGCCCGTGCGCGAACCTCCTTGGTCCCGTCGGCGCGGGGGCGTGTGTAAGTCTTATCGGATGAGCACGCGCCGGGACTGCGGCCACTTGATACCTGCCTCGACGCCCGAGCGGCCCTTCCGGAGCGGTTTTGGCAGCTAGCATCCGCGACTTTGACGATCGCGAAAGCCTTACTACCCGCGCCGGCGTGCCAGCATACCGTGCGATCAGTTGCCACTCATCTTCGGGAACATCTCGCGCATCATCGTGATGGCCGCCGGGCCGACGAGCACCACGAAGATGCCGGGGAAAATGAAGATCACCAACGGGAAAATCAGTTTCACGGCCGTCTTGGCGGCCCGTTCCTCGGCCAATTGCCGGCGCCGCGTCCGCATCGAATCGCTCTGCACGCGCAAGGCCTGGGCGATGCTCGAGCCGAACTTGTCGGCCTGGATCAAGATCGCGGCCAGCGAGCGGAGATCGTCGACGCCGGTCCGGACGCCCAGTTCGTGCAACACCTCGGAGCGCTGCCGGCCCATCTGCAAATGCAGGTTCGACAGGCCGAACTCCTGGCTGATCACGCGGCAGCTCTTGCGCATCTCGTCGCTCACCTTGCGCATGGCCTGGTCGAGACCCAAGCCGGCCTCGACGCAGACGACCATCAGGTCGAGCGCGTCGGGTAGGCCGAGAAAGATGGCGTCTTGCCGCTGCTTGGCGATGAAGAGCCGCACGAGGTCGGGCAGATAGAACAACCCGCCGGCGCAGAACATCGAGTACATCAACCCCTTCTGGGTCATGCCGTGGATGCTGAGCATCAGCGGCGTGCCAGCGGCCAGGCCCACGATCAGCCCCAGGAACTTCAGCCCGAGAAAGATCGACACCGCCGACTCGCCGCGGAAGCCGGCGTTGGCCAGCTTGATCTTGAGTTTGCTCGCTTCGAGCTCGTCGGTCGGCTTGAGCGGCTTGGCCAGCGCGGGCGACGCCTTTTCGAACACCCGCGTCATGGCGTTCGCGTCGCTCTTGGGCTGGCTGGCGCCGCGGCGCAACGCCGGGTTCTTGATCTCGTCGAGCCGTTCGTCGGCGCGATTGCGGCCGTTGGCCAGCAATTCCAGCGTCCACCATGCCGCTGCCGCAAACATGC
This region of Pirellulales bacterium genomic DNA includes:
- a CDS encoding type II secretion system F family protein; the encoded protein is MFADLINFEELLPLAIFGMFAAAAWWTLELLANGRNRADERLDEIKNPALRRGASQPKSDANAMTRVFEKASPALAKPLKPTDELEASKLKIKLANAGFRGESAVSIFLGLKFLGLIVGLAAGTPLMLSIHGMTQKGLMYSMFCAGGLFYLPDLVRLFIAKQRQDAIFLGLPDALDLMVVCVEAGLGLDQAMRKVSDEMRKSCRVISQEFGLSNLHLQMGRQRSEVLHELGVRTGVDDLRSLAAILIQADKFGSSIAQALRVQSDSMRTRRRQLAEERAAKTAVKLIFPLVIFIFPGIFVVLVGPAAITMMREMFPKMSGN